One window of Sphingobacteriales bacterium genomic DNA carries:
- a CDS encoding HAD hydrolase family protein — MNILEALKGIRTIILDVDGVLTNNQLHITEQGHLLRSMYVKDGYAIHRAGIAGLKIAVITGGKSEGVVKRLKGLDIVDIYTNCTDKMEAFEELVMMYELDKSQILYLGDDIPDLPVMIQVGFAACPADAAPEIKRICKYISPYKGGEGCVRDLIEKILKLQGKWP, encoded by the coding sequence ATGAATATATTGGAAGCGTTAAAGGGCATCCGGACCATTATTCTGGACGTTGACGGCGTATTGACCAACAATCAGTTGCACATTACAGAACAGGGTCATTTGCTGAGGAGCATGTACGTAAAAGACGGCTATGCAATCCATCGTGCAGGGATTGCCGGCCTCAAAATTGCCGTCATTACGGGGGGTAAATCGGAAGGAGTGGTAAAGCGGTTAAAAGGATTGGATATTGTGGATATCTATACTAATTGCACCGACAAAATGGAGGCATTTGAAGAGTTGGTGATGATGTACGAACTCGATAAATCGCAGATTTTATACCTTGGCGACGATATTCCCGACTTGCCGGTCATGATACAGGTAGGTTTTGCGGCATGTCCTGCCGATGCCGCCCCCGAAATAAAAAGGATCTGCAAATACATTTCACCCTACAAGGGCGGGGAGGGGTGTGTGCGGGATCTGATTGAAAAAATTCTGAAATTGCAGGGGAAATGGCCATAA
- a CDS encoding NAD-dependent epimerase/dehydratase family protein has translation MKKVLVLGAGGFIGSHLVSRLKSEGCFVRGVDLKFPEFEKTEADDFLIADLRIAKECENAFDLDFDEVYQLAADMGGAGYLFTGINDASVMHNSAQINLNIVSICAEKKVKRVFYSSSACIYPAYNQQDPDNPLCSESSAYPADPDSEYGWEKLFSERLYLAYHRNHGLPVRIARFHNVYGPKGIFKGGKEKAPSALCRKVAEAQNPGEIEIWGNGLQTRSFLFIDDCIDGILQLMRSEHTGPFNIGSEEMISLNNFAEMIIRISGKKLSVKHIEGPIGVNGRNSDNTLISSSIGWEPKTTLFNGISQTYDWIREQISK, from the coding sequence ATAAAAAAAGTATTGGTTTTAGGTGCCGGAGGTTTTATCGGATCGCATTTAGTCAGCAGGTTAAAGTCTGAGGGTTGTTTTGTCAGAGGAGTTGATCTAAAATTTCCGGAATTTGAAAAAACAGAAGCAGACGATTTTTTGATAGCAGACCTGCGAATCGCCAAAGAATGTGAAAACGCTTTTGACCTTGACTTTGACGAAGTTTATCAACTTGCGGCAGATATGGGAGGAGCCGGTTACTTGTTTACCGGAATCAATGATGCTTCGGTGATGCACAATTCAGCCCAAATCAATCTCAATATCGTTTCAATCTGTGCTGAAAAAAAAGTAAAACGGGTGTTTTACTCTTCTTCTGCCTGTATTTATCCTGCCTATAATCAGCAAGACCCCGATAATCCCCTTTGTTCAGAAAGTTCTGCTTATCCTGCCGATCCCGACAGCGAATATGGCTGGGAAAAACTTTTTAGCGAACGGCTTTATCTGGCTTATCACAGAAATCACGGGCTACCTGTCAGAATAGCGCGTTTCCATAACGTATATGGTCCTAAAGGAATTTTTAAAGGGGGTAAAGAAAAAGCCCCTTCGGCCTTATGCCGAAAAGTTGCAGAAGCACAAAACCCGGGAGAAATTGAAATTTGGGGAAACGGACTTCAAACCCGTTCTTTTTTATTCATTGATGATTGTATAGATGGCATCCTCCAATTGATGCGTTCTGAACATACCGGACCTTTCAATATCGGCTCTGAAGAAATGATTTCCCTGAATAATTTTGCTGAAATGATTATTCGTATTTCCGGAAAAAAATTATCCGTCAAACATATCGAAGGACCGATTGGAGTGAACGGACGCAATTCAGATAATACGCTCATCAGTTCTTCGATTGGATGGGAACCTAAAACAACCCTTTTTAACGGAATATCTCAAACCTACGATTGGATAAGAGAACAAATTTCTAAATAG
- a CDS encoding acyl-CoA dehydrogenase family protein encodes MYIKNTPEFEQTLSAVRKFIKQEVYPFEAKLLKDSFFKIEPWIKEKRRQVQDMGLLAPHIPQKLGGGGLTLTEFAQLGEILGTTPYGHYIFNCQAPDAGNMELLIHHGTESQKEQYLKPLIAGNIRSCFSMTEPEFAGSNPVNLGTTAVKDGEDYIISGHKWFTSSAEGSEFAIVMAVTNQAAPAYQRASMFIVPVNTPGFELVRNISIMGETGEGYLSHAEIRYNDCRVSARQRIGAEGAGFLLAQERLGPGRIHHCMRWIGICERAFRLMCQRACDRQLSEGVMLGHKQTVQNWIAESYAQIQAARLMVLHTAKNMEKNGAKAVRNEISAIKFQVAGVLQDVIDKAIQTHGASGLTDENILSFWYRHERAARIYDGPDEVHKASLAKGILQQYGLKI; translated from the coding sequence ATGTATATAAAAAACACCCCAGAGTTTGAGCAAACCCTGTCTGCGGTCCGAAAATTTATCAAACAGGAAGTTTACCCGTTTGAAGCGAAATTGCTCAAAGATTCTTTTTTCAAAATTGAACCATGGATAAAAGAAAAGCGCCGGCAAGTACAAGACATGGGGCTATTGGCACCGCATATTCCCCAAAAGCTTGGCGGAGGCGGATTGACCTTAACGGAGTTTGCGCAATTAGGTGAAATTCTCGGCACCACTCCTTACGGGCATTATATCTTCAATTGTCAGGCACCCGATGCCGGAAATATGGAGTTGCTGATCCATCATGGCACAGAAAGTCAGAAAGAACAGTATCTGAAACCCTTGATCGCGGGAAATATCCGCAGTTGTTTTTCGATGACAGAACCGGAATTTGCCGGGTCAAATCCGGTAAACCTGGGAACAACTGCGGTGAAGGACGGAGAAGATTATATCATATCGGGACATAAATGGTTTACCTCATCCGCCGAAGGTTCGGAGTTTGCAATAGTAATGGCAGTTACAAATCAGGCTGCACCGGCATATCAACGGGCTTCGATGTTTATCGTTCCGGTCAATACGCCCGGATTTGAGTTAGTACGAAATATATCTATCATGGGGGAAACAGGGGAGGGGTATCTGAGTCATGCCGAAATCAGATATAACGATTGCAGGGTATCCGCACGACAGCGGATTGGAGCAGAGGGAGCGGGTTTTTTATTGGCACAGGAGCGGTTAGGTCCGGGACGGATACATCATTGCATGAGGTGGATCGGGATTTGTGAAAGGGCGTTCCGGTTAATGTGTCAAAGAGCTTGCGACAGACAACTTTCGGAAGGGGTAATGCTGGGACATAAACAAACCGTTCAAAACTGGATTGCCGAAAGCTACGCACAAATACAGGCAGCACGGCTCATGGTCTTACATACTGCAAAAAACATGGAAAAAAACGGAGCAAAGGCAGTCAGGAATGAAATTTCTGCCATCAAGTTTCAGGTTGCCGGCGTTTTGCAGGATGTAATAGATAAAGCCATTCAAACGCATGGCGCTTCAGGCTTAACAGACGAAAATATTCTGTCTTTCTGGTACCGGCACGAAAGGGCTGCAAGAATTTATGACGGGCCGGACGAGGTGCATAAAGCCTCTTTGGCCAAAGGAATATTACAACAATATGGGCTAAAGATATAG
- a CDS encoding mechanosensitive ion channel family protein yields the protein MMTIIYLANTWLNNPETRLWWKQANRFFAKKEYLDMPWLLFYILVILIVTILLAKLFETLFGKIIQRSARKIKNDPTNYVFLKHFGQALIYIFGFSIAVWSIPSLRAISSSLLAGAGILAVVVGFASQAAFANIVSGVFIVIFRPFSVKDHLVIDDTAFGVVEDITLRHTVLRNQENRRIVVPNSIINSKVILNSTLNDPKICKFIEINVAYDTDLDKAIAVMQEEIFNHPFCIDNRSEENKAAGKHPVLVKVVRLEDFSVKLRAWAWAYNNSQAYELTMDMNKQLVERFRTENIRIPFPIQTLFIQRQNPFSE from the coding sequence ATGATGACAATCATTTATTTAGCCAATACCTGGCTGAACAACCCCGAAACAAGGCTATGGTGGAAACAGGCGAACCGGTTTTTTGCCAAAAAAGAGTATTTAGACATGCCCTGGCTGTTGTTTTATATTTTGGTGATTTTGATAGTTACCATTTTATTGGCCAAACTGTTTGAAACATTATTTGGTAAAATCATACAACGCTCGGCGAGAAAAATCAAGAACGACCCGACCAACTATGTATTTCTGAAACATTTCGGACAGGCATTGATTTACATATTCGGATTTTCCATAGCCGTATGGTCAATTCCGTCTTTGAGGGCTATTTCGAGTTCTTTGCTTGCAGGTGCCGGAATTTTAGCGGTCGTGGTCGGTTTTGCTTCTCAGGCGGCATTCGCCAATATCGTAAGTGGTGTTTTCATCGTCATCTTTCGTCCCTTTTCGGTCAAAGATCATTTGGTCATTGACGACACGGCATTTGGCGTGGTGGAAGATATTACCTTGCGGCATACCGTGTTGCGCAATCAGGAAAACCGGAGAATAGTAGTGCCCAATTCGATAATCAATTCAAAGGTCATTTTAAACTCGACTCTGAACGACCCTAAGATTTGCAAATTCATAGAAATCAATGTGGCTTACGACACCGATTTAGATAAGGCCATTGCAGTGATGCAGGAAGAAATTTTCAATCATCCCTTTTGTATAGACAATCGAAGTGAGGAAAATAAAGCAGCAGGCAAACATCCGGTATTGGTCAAGGTAGTCCGTTTAGAAGATTTTTCCGTAAAACTGAGGGCTTGGGCATGGGCTTACAACAATTCGCAGGCTTATGAACTGACAATGGATATGAATAAACAATTGGTGGAGCGATTCAGGACCGAAAATATACGAATTCCGTTTCCCATTCAAACTTTGTTTATTCAACGCCAAAATCCGTTTTCGGAATAG
- a CDS encoding CotH kinase family protein has protein sequence MLHSLLSRCPIFVLFLFITNSLYSQVVINEFSAANMNGPTDNYGNREDWIELFNTTGAAVNLAGWHLSDKIAEPTKWVIPAGVTIAANGYLRFWASGRNTVVGTNYHTNFKINQTQASEDVVLANAAGVIIDSNPIDIPNQENHSWGRSPNGSANWRIFTTPTPNATNGTSPYTAYATTPNITPASGGYSGTISINILTPDPSITIRYTTNGDFPTAASTLYGGAFNLNPAGTAGNARVVRAYCISSDPAILPSYVETNTYFINVNPHTIKILSVCGAGLTTLFGGTQNSPRGSYELFDQSFTKIDEGYGVFNKHGNDSWAYQQRGVDLIVRDQFGYDYAVKDALFMNTPRDRFQRVILKPAANDNYPFQNGGAHIRDAYVHVLSQRANLDLDERSNEHCALYVNGAYWGLYEMREKVDDHDFTEYYYNKGRWEIDFIKTWGGTWSEYGNQTQWNALRTYILGNNMAVPANYNYVTSKMNVMSLADYIIINTHTVCKDWLNYNTAWWHSTDDMVKWRYTLWDMDATFGHYINYTGIPNTTPNASPCDPWNPSLSDPQQHTDMLNALFQNPTFYDMYVNRYADLNNTYFSCTYMINLLDSMINVITPEMPRQIARWGGNVPQWQNNVNTLRNFILTRCTVIDQGIANCFDVEGPYEITIIINNPAGGYVTINGNIVVTNTPWTGTYFGDAPITISATPTGGYQFINWDMAPNIPLPNATNPNITVNVTASGTIYVNFGTPTVTLTTQIQNPGMGTISVNGVTPGSFPNTTTYNNGSLLNIIATPSSPCYQFSHWILNNHTLPVTTNPSSSFTITQNDVLTAVFAPITPPVCNDNNCNTTDTYNPVTCQCVYTPIPPPNCNDNDCNTADSYNSTTCLCEHTPIPPLVCNDNNCNTTDTYNTVTCMCVYTPIPPPVCNDNNCNTADTYNSTTCLCEFTPIPPPVCNDNNCTTSDAYNATTCLCEFTPIPPPSCDDLDCNTTDTYNTTTCVCEHTPVTPPSCDDLDCNTADTYNATTCMCEHIPIPPVVCDDLNCTTTDAFNPLTCLCEFTPIPPPSCDDLDCSTTDTYNTTTCLCEHTPITPPNCDDLDCTTTDTYDAPTCTCIHTPITPPSCDDLDCSTADTYNTATCLCEHTPIPPLNCNDNNCNTTDTYNPVSCMCEYAPIPPPSCDDLDCMTTDTYDNATCTCVHTPIVPPVCNDNDCNTADTFNTLTCACEFTPIPPPVCDDLDCTTSDTYNSTTCLCEHTPIPPPACDDSNCNTADSYNPATCLCEHTPIPPLTCNDNDCNTADVYNVLTCQCEFNPISPTACNDNDCNTADTYNTLTCMCEHTPIPPPNCDDNDCNTIDGYNTFTCQCEHFPVPPLNCDDLDCSTADSYNAATCSCEHTPIPPPSCDDNDCNTIDGYNTATCQCEHFPVPPLNCDDLDCNTADSYNAATCSCEHTPIPPPNCDDNDCNTIDGYNTATCQCEHFPVPPPNCDDANCNTADSYNALTCQCEHTPAPPPNCNDNDCTTADSYNAATCLCENIAIPPPTCDDLNCTTSDAYNTTTCQCEFTPIPPPDCNDNDCNTADVFNVLTCLCENNPISPSACDDGNCNTSDSYNMATCLCENIPIPPPVCNDNDCNTVDSYNAATCQCVYTPIPPPNCDDGICSTSDTYNAATCQCEYTPIPPPDCNDNDCNTTDSYSVATCQCIFTPIPPPTCDDANCTTTDSYDAATCQCVFTPNPPPVCNDNDCNTADSYNSATCLCEFTPIPPPNCDDANCATDDTYNSATCQCVHTPIPPPDCNDNDCNTADVYNILTCQCENNPISPTACDDGNCNTADSYNMATCLCENIPIPPPTCNDNDCNTADSYNAATCQCEFTPIAPPTCDDSDCTTTDTYDATTCLCVFTPNPPPVCDDSDCNTADSYNAATCQCEFTPIPPPNCDDGICNTSDTYNAATCQCEHTPVTPPNCNDNDCNTADVYNIITCLCENNPITPTACDDGDCNTADSYNLAACQCEHVIIPPPNCDDNDCTTSDTYNSATCQCVNTPIPPPTCNDNDCTTTDTYNTTTCQCEFTVIPPPTCDDNDCTTADNYNTNTCECEFTPIPPPACDDSDCTTSDSYNTTTCLCEFTPIPPPSCDDSDCSTSDTYNSATCECEFTPVPPPTCDDSDCTTSDIYNSATCECEFTVIAPPNCDDNDCNTSDSYNTTTCQCVNTPIAPPNCDDNDCNTVDTFNAATCICEHTVDPDCPTEEKILMPTAFSPNGDDINDTFGILGNGIEKATIYLYNRYGELIFTGDYPTAKWDGTLRGTDCEIGVYVFWVEGTFASGKTFIQKGNVTLIR, from the coding sequence ATGCTACACTCGCTACTTTCCAGATGCCCGATTTTTGTTTTATTCCTATTCATCACCAATTCCTTATATAGTCAGGTAGTTATCAACGAATTTTCGGCAGCCAACATGAACGGCCCGACCGATAACTACGGCAACCGCGAAGACTGGATTGAATTGTTTAACACAACAGGCGCAGCGGTAAACCTTGCCGGCTGGCATTTGAGTGATAAAATTGCAGAACCGACCAAATGGGTCATTCCCGCAGGTGTTACCATTGCCGCAAACGGATATCTCCGGTTTTGGGCATCAGGCAGAAATACAGTAGTAGGTACAAATTATCATACAAATTTTAAAATTAACCAAACACAGGCATCCGAAGATGTCGTGCTCGCCAATGCTGCCGGCGTTATTATAGACTCAAACCCCATAGATATCCCCAATCAGGAAAACCATTCGTGGGGCCGTTCTCCGAACGGAAGTGCAAACTGGAGAATATTCACAACCCCTACTCCAAACGCCACCAACGGAACTTCACCCTATACTGCATACGCTACAACTCCTAATATCACCCCTGCCTCAGGCGGATATTCGGGTACAATCTCCATCAATATTCTCACACCCGATCCAAGCATTACCATTCGATACACCACCAACGGAGATTTTCCAACAGCCGCCTCTACTTTATACGGAGGCGCTTTTAATTTAAATCCGGCCGGAACAGCGGGCAACGCAAGGGTTGTAAGGGCGTATTGTATCTCTTCCGATCCGGCAATTTTGCCCAGCTATGTGGAAACCAATACCTATTTTATCAATGTAAACCCCCACACGATAAAAATTCTGTCTGTTTGCGGAGCAGGATTAACCACCTTGTTTGGAGGCACTCAAAACTCACCGAGAGGAAGTTATGAATTGTTCGACCAAAGCTTTACCAAAATAGACGAAGGCTATGGCGTGTTTAACAAACACGGAAACGATTCGTGGGCTTACCAGCAAAGAGGGGTGGATTTGATTGTCCGCGACCAGTTTGGCTATGACTATGCGGTAAAAGACGCACTCTTTATGAACACCCCGCGCGATAGGTTTCAAAGGGTCATCCTCAAACCAGCAGCCAACGACAACTATCCCTTCCAAAACGGAGGTGCGCATATCCGCGATGCCTATGTCCATGTGCTATCGCAACGCGCCAACCTCGACCTTGACGAGCGAAGTAACGAACACTGCGCCCTTTACGTAAACGGGGCTTACTGGGGTTTGTATGAAATGCGCGAAAAAGTGGACGACCACGATTTTACCGAATACTACTACAACAAAGGACGATGGGAGATTGACTTTATCAAAACATGGGGAGGCACCTGGTCAGAATACGGCAATCAGACCCAATGGAACGCCCTTCGTACTTATATTTTAGGCAACAATATGGCAGTACCGGCTAACTACAACTACGTTACCAGCAAAATGAACGTGATGAGTTTGGCCGATTATATCATTATCAATACCCATACTGTTTGTAAAGACTGGTTGAACTACAACACAGCCTGGTGGCACAGCACAGACGATATGGTGAAATGGAGGTACACCCTCTGGGATATGGATGCCACTTTCGGGCATTATATCAACTATACCGGAATACCGAATACCACCCCAAATGCAAGCCCCTGCGACCCATGGAACCCGTCTTTGAGCGACCCGCAGCAACATACCGATATGTTGAATGCACTGTTTCAGAACCCGACCTTCTATGACATGTACGTAAACAGGTATGCCGACCTTAACAATACCTATTTTTCCTGCACGTACATGATCAATCTCTTAGATTCAATGATCAACGTCATTACGCCCGAAATGCCGCGCCAGATAGCAAGATGGGGAGGCAATGTTCCCCAATGGCAAAACAACGTCAACACATTGAGAAACTTTATCCTGACCAGATGCACGGTCATAGATCAGGGCATTGCCAACTGTTTTGATGTGGAGGGTCCCTATGAAATAACCATCATTATCAATAATCCTGCCGGCGGTTATGTAACGATAAACGGAAATATTGTGGTAACCAATACCCCCTGGACAGGAACCTATTTTGGCGATGCGCCCATCACCATATCTGCCACGCCAACGGGAGGGTATCAGTTTATCAACTGGGATATGGCTCCTAACATACCATTGCCCAACGCGACTAATCCAAACATTACCGTAAATGTAACGGCAAGCGGTACAATTTATGTCAATTTTGGCACCCCAACGGTTACGCTAACCACCCAAATCCAAAATCCCGGAATGGGAACGATTTCGGTAAACGGGGTTACTCCCGGAAGTTTCCCTAATACCACCACTTACAACAACGGCTCACTTTTAAACATCATCGCAACTCCAAGCTCTCCCTGTTATCAGTTTAGCCATTGGATACTCAACAACCACACCCTTCCGGTAACCACAAATCCAAGCTCGTCTTTCACAATCACCCAAAATGATGTACTGACCGCCGTATTTGCTCCGATAACTCCCCCGGTTTGCAACGACAACAACTGCAACACAACAGACACTTATAACCCGGTAACCTGTCAATGCGTTTACACCCCAATTCCGCCGCCAAACTGTAACGATAACGATTGCAATACTGCCGATAGTTATAATTCAACAACCTGCCTTTGTGAACATACCCCAATTCCACCGTTGGTATGTAATGATAACAACTGCAACACAACAGATACTTACAATACAGTAACCTGTATGTGTGTTTATACGCCTATCCCGCCTCCGGTTTGCAACGACAACAACTGCAACACGGCAGATACTTATAATTCTACTACCTGCCTTTGTGAATTTACCCCAATTCCCCCGCCGGTTTGTAACGACAACAACTGCACAACTTCTGATGCCTACAACGCAACTACCTGTCTGTGTGAATTTACCCCAATTCCGCCGCCAAGTTGCGACGATTTGGATTGTAATACCACAGATACCTATAATACAACAACCTGCGTTTGTGAACATACACCGGTAACACCGCCCTCTTGCGACGATTTGGATTGCAATACAGCAGATACCTATAACGCCACCACCTGTATGTGCGAGCATATACCGATACCGCCGGTCGTTTGCGACGACCTGAACTGCACAACAACAGATGCCTTCAATCCTTTAACCTGCTTATGCGAATTTACGCCAATTCCGCCCCCAAGTTGCGACGATTTGGATTGCAGCACCACAGATACTTATAATACTACAACCTGTCTCTGTGAACATACCCCTATAACCCCTCCAAATTGCGACGACCTCGACTGCACAACAACCGATACTTACGATGCTCCTACCTGCACCTGTATCCATACTCCAATCACGCCCCCATCCTGCGATGATTTGGATTGCAGCACAGCCGATACCTATAATACTGCCACCTGTTTATGCGAGCATACGCCAATTCCTCCACTGAACTGTAACGACAACAACTGCAATACTACAGACACCTATAACCCCGTGTCCTGTATGTGTGAATATGCCCCAATTCCGCCACCAAGCTGCGACGATTTGGATTGTATGACTACTGACACTTATGATAATGCAACATGTACCTGCGTTCATACGCCGATAGTGCCCCCCGTTTGCAACGACAACGATTGTAATACCGCAGATACTTTCAATACTTTGACCTGTGCCTGTGAATTTACACCGATACCTCCTCCGGTTTGTGATGATTTAGATTGTACAACATCGGATACTTATAATTCGACCACCTGTTTATGTGAACATACCCCAATTCCTCCCCCAGCTTGCGACGATTCAAATTGCAATACCGCCGATTCTTATAATCCGGCAACCTGCTTATGCGAACATACCCCAATTCCGCCTCTAACTTGCAATGACAATGATTGCAATACCGCAGATGTGTACAATGTTCTGACCTGTCAGTGTGAATTTAACCCCATCAGTCCCACGGCTTGCAATGACAACGACTGCAATACGGCCGATACCTACAATACATTGACTTGTATGTGTGAACATACCCCAATTCCGCCGCCAAATTGTGATGATAACGATTGTAATACCATTGACGGTTACAACACCTTTACCTGTCAGTGTGAGCATTTCCCTGTCCCGCCTCTGAATTGCGACGATTTGGATTGCAGCACGGCTGACAGCTATAATGCAGCTACATGTTCTTGTGAACATACCCCAATTCCTCCGCCAAGTTGCGACGACAACGATTGTAATACCATTGACGGGTACAATACTGCAACCTGTCAATGTGAACATTTCCCTGTTCCGCCTCTAAATTGTGATGACTTGGATTGTAACACGGCAGACAGCTATAACGCTGCTACATGTTCTTGTGAACATACACCAATTCCGCCGCCAAATTGCGACGACAATGATTGTAATACCATTGATGGGTACAATACGGCAACCTGTCAATGTGAACATTTCCCGGTTCCGCCTCCAAATTGTGACGATGCAAACTGCAATACAGCAGATAGCTACAATGCGCTAACCTGCCAATGTGAACATACCCCGGCACCTCCGCCAAACTGCAACGACAACGACTGCACCACCGCAGACAGTTATAATGCGGCAACTTGTCTTTGTGAAAATATAGCCATTCCGCCTCCAACATGCGATGACCTGAATTGCACGACAAGTGATGCCTATAATACCACTACCTGTCAGTGTGAATTTACGCCAATTCCCCCTCCGGACTGCAACGACAACGATTGCAACACCGCAGATGTATTTAACGTACTAACTTGTTTGTGTGAAAACAATCCCATCAGCCCAAGCGCATGTGATGACGGCAACTGTAACACTTCCGACAGCTACAACATGGCGACTTGCCTTTGTGAAAATATCCCAATTCCACCTCCGGTATGCAATGACAACGACTGCAATACTGTAGACAGCTATAATGCTGCCACCTGTCAATGTGTATATACTCCAATTCCACCGCCAAATTGCGACGACGGAATTTGTTCGACAAGCGACACCTATAATGCAGCAACCTGCCAGTGTGAATATACGCCAATTCCCCCTCCGGACTGCAACGACAACGACTGCAACACAACAGACAGCTATAGTGTAGCCACTTGTCAATGTATCTTTACGCCAATCCCGCCGCCAACTTGCGACGATGCAAATTGCACGACCACAGATAGCTACGATGCTGCTACTTGTCAATGTGTCTTTACCCCAAATCCGCCGCCGGTTTGCAATGATAACGACTGCAACACCGCTGACAGCTATAATTCGGCGACCTGCCTTTGTGAGTTTACACCCATTCCGCCGCCCAACTGCGACGATGCCAATTGTGCGACAGACGACACGTATAATTCAGCAACCTGTCAATGTGTTCACACTCCAATTCCACCACCGGATTGCAACGACAATGACTGTAATACCGCAGATGTTTACAACATACTTACTTGTCAGTGCGAAAATAACCCGATAAGCCCCACGGCTTGTGATGATGGAAACTGCAACACCGCAGACAGCTATAACATGGCGACCTGCCTTTGCGAAAACATCCCCATCCCACCGCCAACCTGCAACGACAACGACTGCAACACTGCCGACAGCTATAATGCAGCCACCTGCCAATGTGAGTTTACACCCATTGCGCCGCCAACCTGCGACGATTCAGATTGCACAACCACTGATACTTACGATGCAACAACTTGTCTTTGTGTCTTTACGCCGAATCCGCCTCCGGTTTGCGATGACAGTGATTGTAACACTGCCGACAGTTATAACGCAGCAACCTGTCAATGTGAGTTTACCCCGATTCCACCTCCCAATTGCGATGATGGAATATGCAATACATCCGATACCTATAACGCTGCCACCTGTCAATGTGAACATACGCCGGTTACCCCGCCCAATTGCAACGACAATGATTGCAACACTGCAGATGTTTACAATATCATTACCTGTCTATGCGAAAATAACCCCATCACCCCGACAGCTTGTGATGATGGTGATTGCAATACTGCCGACAGCTACAATTTGGCTGCTTGTCAATGTGAACATGTCATCATTCCTCCGCCTAATTGCGATGATAATGATTGCACAACTTCAGATACTTATAACTCTGCTACCTGTCAATGTGTAAACACGCCAATTCCGCCGCCAACCTGCAACGACAACGATTGCACAACAACGGATACCTATAATACAACTACTTGTCAGTGCGAATTTACAGTCATACCCCCGCCAACCTGCGATGATAATGACTGTACTACGGCAGACAACTATAACACAAACACCTGTGAATGTGAGTTTACGCCAATTCCGCCGCCGGCCTGCGACGACAGCGACTGCACGACTTCGGACAGCTATAACACAACTACCTGTCTGTGTGAGTTTACGCCAATTCCGCCCCCGTCCTGTGACGACAGCGATTGCTCTACATCCGATACTTATAATTCAGCCACTTGTGAATGTGAGTTTACGCCAGTACCGCCGCCAACCTGCGACGACAGCGATTGCACCACATCCGACATTTATAACTCAGCCACTTGTGAATGTGAATTTACGGTGATTGCTCCGCCGAATTGCGATGATAACGATTGCAATACTTCAGACAGTTATAACACAACCACCTGTCAATGTGTAAATACACCTATTGCGCCACCCAACTGCGACGACAACGATTGTAATACCGTGGACACTTTCAACGCAGCGACCTGTATTTGTGAGCATACTGTAGATCCGGATTGTCCGACAGAAGAGAAAATTCTGATGCCGACCGCCTTCTCACCAAATGGAGATGATATAAACGACACATTCGGAATTTTAGGAAACGGCATAGAAAAAGCTACAATCTACTTATACAACCGCTATGGAGAGTTGATCTTTACCGGAGATTATCCAACCGCAAAATGGGACGGAACACTAAGAGGTACTGATTGTGAAATAGGGGTGTATGTATTTTGGGTAGAAGGTACGTTCGCTTCAGGAAAAACCTTTATTCAGAAAGGCAATGTAACGTTAATCAGATAA